The Kogia breviceps isolate mKogBre1 chromosome 4, mKogBre1 haplotype 1, whole genome shotgun sequence genome window below encodes:
- the LOC136794041 gene encoding LOW QUALITY PROTEIN: uncharacterized protein (The sequence of the model RefSeq protein was modified relative to this genomic sequence to represent the inferred CDS: deleted 1 base in 1 codon) → RAAGALAGHTCCALSCSLSLSLQPRGGPHAVLISSVAGRQKRVVSPKFSYETFQANRRGERITQHRRREFPAALSTAGCMCVCVCACAGEREPEHAAGSLRMVLWQRAPCPGPSPEHSAPIPAPHPGEERGFLLCQLPRAPLGQCGPDSLALGPRVVAPPSFWTWPAGHLASSSHGMSPVLHSSLVVILTLPSAPRGPPERRVLHAAVSGPLVTCPQKSPQGTCCPGSLAGATFLIRASSLRHSSGALRGPPQPLAAVTLLAQPADCPNLPLASPGPGIAAASGWGASRGQAGARGAVSACASRGVILTASVCSSRVFFDFYIWFRIPYAGTFRCITFPGSVSYRMGEASVT, encoded by the exons CGTGCCGCAGGAGCCCTGGCAGGGCACACGTGCTGCGCTCTGTCCTGCTCcctgtccttgtccctgcagccGCGGGGAGGCCCCCATGCTGTCCTGATCTCCTCTGTGGCCGGGAGACAGAAACGGGTTGTGTCCCCCAAGTTTTCTTATGAAACATTTCAAGCAaacaggagaggagaaaggatcACCCAGCATAGACGCAGAGAG TTTCCAGCTGCCCTCAGCACCGCTGGCTGCatgtgtgtttgcgtgtgtgcatgtgcaggtGAGCGTGAGCCTGAGCATGCGGCAGGGTCGCTCCGGATGGTTTTGTGGCAACGAGCGCCCTGCCCAGGCCCCTCTCCTGAGCACTCGGCGCCCATCCCCGCGCCCCACCCGGGAGAGGAGCGTGGATTCCTGCTCTGCCAGCTGCCACGGGCGCCTCTTGGGCAGTGCGGTCCCGACTCTCTAGCCTTAGGGCCTCGGGTCGTGGCCCCTCCATCTTTTTGGACGTGGCCCGCTGGGCATCTGGCCTCGTCGTCTCATGGGATGTCGCCTGTTCTTCACTCATCCCTCGTGGTCATCTTGAccttgccctccgcaccccgtgGCCCACCTGAGCGCCGGGTGTTGCACGCGGCCGTCTCGGGGCCCCTGGTGACATGCCCACAGAAGTCCCCTCAGGGCACCTGTTGTCCCGGAAGCCTTGCAGGGGCCACATTCCTAATTCGTGCGTCCTCCCTTCGACACTCTTCAGGTGCGCTCAGGGGACCCCCTCAGCCTCTGGCTGCTGTGACTTTGCTGGCACAACCAGCCGACTGCCCAAACTTGCCCCTGGCCAGCCCGGGACCTGGCATCGCTGCCGCCTCGGGGTGGGGGGCGTCCAGAGGCCAGGCTGGGGCTCGGGGAGCCGTGAGCGCGTGTGCCAGCAGAGGGGTCATCCTGACTGCTTCAGTTTGCTCGTCACGCGTTTTCTTTGACTTTTATATTTGGTTCCGTATTCCCTACGCCGGAACATTCCGGTGTATTACGTTTCCTGGCAGTGTTTCATACAGGATGGGGGAAGCGTCTGTAACCTGA